One Nocardioidaceae bacterium SCSIO 66511 genomic window carries:
- a CDS encoding YnfA family protein has product MTITRSILLFVVAAIAEIGGAWLVWQGVREHRGVLWVLGGILALGAYGFVATFQPDPNFGRILAAYGGVFVAGSLAWGMFLDGFKPDRYDLTGAAICLIGVAVIMYAPRT; this is encoded by the coding sequence ATGACGATCACCCGTTCCATCCTGCTGTTCGTCGTGGCCGCGATCGCCGAGATCGGCGGTGCTTGGCTCGTCTGGCAAGGCGTACGTGAACACCGCGGCGTCCTCTGGGTGCTCGGCGGGATCCTCGCCCTCGGTGCGTACGGGTTCGTGGCGACCTTCCAGCCCGACCCGAACTTCGGTCGCATCCTCGCCGCCTACGGTGGCGTCTTCGTCGCCGGCTCGCTGGCCTGGGGAATGTTCCTCGACGGTTTCAAACCTGACCGCTACGACCTCACCGGCGCCGCGATCTGCCTGATCGGCGTCGCCGTCATCATGTACGCACCGCGCACGTAG